The following proteins are encoded in a genomic region of Enterocloster clostridioformis:
- the eutJ gene encoding ethanolamine utilization protein EutJ translates to MLMTKEVLSEFSELIRENKCNPFSGMLKTGVDLGTANIVIAVTDENNHPVAGATAVSKAVKDGIVVDFVGAMQTVRRLKAQLEEMLGVPLETAATAVPPGIIEGNVRCIANVVEGAGFEVIHVIDEPTAAASVLGIRDGAVVDVGGGTTGISILKDGRVIFTADEPTGGTHMTLVLAGYYGISIEEAEKLKTDKDRERDVFPIIKPVVEKMASIVKGFLSGYEVDCVYVVGGASCFSEFEHTFEKALGIKTVKTNDALLVTPLGIAWSASAGPV, encoded by the coding sequence ATGCTCATGACCAAAGAAGTGCTGTCTGAATTTTCGGAGCTGATAAGGGAGAACAAATGCAATCCCTTTTCAGGGATGTTAAAGACAGGTGTGGATTTGGGAACTGCCAACATAGTAATCGCTGTCACGGATGAGAATAACCATCCTGTTGCAGGCGCGACCGCTGTTTCCAAAGCAGTAAAGGACGGCATTGTGGTGGATTTTGTGGGCGCGATGCAGACCGTACGCCGCCTGAAGGCCCAGCTGGAGGAAATGCTTGGAGTGCCCCTGGAAACAGCGGCCACCGCGGTTCCCCCGGGAATCATTGAGGGGAACGTAAGGTGTATTGCTAATGTGGTGGAGGGGGCCGGATTTGAAGTGATTCATGTGATTGATGAACCCACCGCTGCAGCCTCGGTACTGGGAATCAGAGACGGGGCAGTTGTGGATGTCGGTGGCGGAACCACCGGAATCAGCATACTGAAAGACGGAAGGGTGATTTTTACCGCAGATGAGCCTACCGGCGGAACCCATATGACTCTGGTCCTTGCGGGATATTATGGAATCTCAATTGAGGAAGCTGAAAAACTGAAAACAGATAAGGATAGAGAGAGGGATGTCTTTCCAATCATAAAACCAGTGGTTGAAAAGATGGCATCTATCGTCAAGGGATTCCTTTCCGGGTATGAGGTGGACTGTGTTTATGTAGTAGGCGGAGCCAGCTGCTTCAGCGAGTTTGAACATACATTTGAGAAGGCATTGGGCATCAAAACGGTCAAGACGAATGATGCGCTCTTGGTTACTCCTCTCGGCATCGCATGGAGTGCCTCTGCTGGCCCCGTATAA
- a CDS encoding aldehyde dehydrogenase family protein, translated as MDMDIKVIEQMVEQALKEIKAEQPQKFIMPKAELYGVFKTMDEAITASEEAQKKLLFSKISDRQKYVDVIRRTILKRENLEMISRLSVEETEIGDYEHKLIKNRLAAEKTPGTEDLLTEAVTGDNGLTLVEYCPFGVIGAITPTTNPTETIINNSISMIAGGNTVVFSPHPRAKKVSQMTVKLLNKALTESGAPENLITMVEEPSIENTNKMIENPSVRLLVATGGPSIVKKVLSSGKKAIGAGAGNPPVVVDETADIVKAAKDIVDGCSFDNNVPCIAEKEVFAVDSICDYLIHNMKENGAYQITDPALLEKLVTLVTNEKGGPKTSFVGKSARYILDKLGITADASVRVIIMEVPKEHLLVQEEMMMPILPVVRVCDVDTAIEYAHQAEHGNRHTAMMHSRNVEKLSKMAKIMETTIFVKNAPSYAGIGVGGEGYTTFTIAGPTGEGLTSPRAFCRKRKCVMTDAFSIR; from the coding sequence TTGGATATGGATATAAAAGTAATTGAACAGATGGTAGAACAGGCTTTAAAGGAGATAAAGGCAGAACAGCCCCAGAAGTTCATAATGCCAAAGGCAGAGCTGTATGGCGTATTTAAAACAATGGATGAGGCGATTACAGCTTCAGAAGAAGCCCAGAAAAAGCTGTTATTCTCTAAAATTTCTGACAGGCAGAAATATGTGGATGTGATCCGCCGGACGATTCTTAAAAGAGAGAATCTGGAGATGATATCCAGGCTGTCTGTGGAAGAGACGGAGATTGGCGACTATGAGCATAAATTAATTAAAAACCGGCTGGCGGCTGAGAAGACTCCGGGTACGGAGGATTTGCTGACAGAGGCCGTGACCGGTGACAACGGACTGACTTTGGTGGAATATTGTCCCTTTGGCGTCATTGGGGCCATTACGCCGACCACTAATCCCACCGAGACAATCATCAATAACTCCATTTCCATGATTGCCGGAGGGAATACAGTGGTGTTCAGTCCTCATCCCAGGGCAAAAAAGGTTTCGCAGATGACAGTAAAGCTGTTGAACAAAGCCCTGACAGAGAGCGGCGCCCCGGAGAACCTGATTACCATGGTGGAAGAGCCGTCCATAGAAAATACCAATAAAATGATTGAGAACCCAAGTGTCCGTCTGCTGGTGGCCACCGGAGGTCCCTCCATTGTCAAGAAGGTACTGTCTTCCGGAAAAAAGGCAATCGGCGCAGGTGCCGGCAATCCTCCGGTTGTGGTTGACGAGACAGCCGATATTGTAAAGGCTGCAAAAGATATCGTGGATGGATGCAGTTTTGATAACAACGTTCCATGTATCGCAGAAAAGGAAGTCTTTGCTGTGGATTCAATTTGTGATTACCTGATTCACAACATGAAGGAAAACGGGGCGTATCAAATTACGGACCCGGCACTGTTGGAGAAGCTGGTAACGCTTGTAACCAATGAAAAGGGAGGTCCGAAGACATCCTTTGTGGGAAAGAGCGCCCGTTATATCCTGGATAAGCTGGGAATCACAGCGGACGCCAGTGTCAGGGTCATCATCATGGAGGTTCCGAAGGAGCATCTGCTTGTTCAGGAGGAAATGATGATGCCCATTCTTCCGGTGGTGCGGGTCTGTGATGTGGATACGGCAATTGAATATGCCCATCAGGCAGAGCACGGGAACCGTCACACAGCCATGATGCACTCCAGGAATGTAGAAAAGCTCAGCAAGATGGCTAAAATTATGGAGACCACTATCTTTGTCAAAAATGCTCCGTCCTACGCCGGAATCGGCGTGGGGGGAGAAGGTTATACCACCTTCACTATTGCCGGACCTACCGGAGAGGGACTTACCTCCCCCAGGGCATTTTGCAGGAAGCGCAAATGTGTTATGACCGATGCTTTTAGTATCCGTTAA
- a CDS encoding 1-propanol dehydrogenase PduQ, producing MSNVYIKTKIRSGSYAMEYLRKIRKKRILVVCDKFLAESGAISYILDALDSSNTVDIFDQAIPDPTIEVVGKGLSVICKVRPEIVIGFGGGSAIDTAKGMIYFAGVRNLVPKPKFITIPTTSGTGSEVTSAAVITDSESKSKHLISSDDILADVAILDPRLTLSVPPSITANTGMDVLTHALEAYVANGSNVFSDALSEKAIELLIKALLQCYRDGKNLEARTLMHEASTLAGMAFNTAGLGLNHSIAHQLGGTFHIPHGLANALLLNQIIDYNSVNHDIMNKYASLACKVQLVDMNESPVMAVNTLKELIRTLMRCMEMPSSIRELGINIEAYEEQLQNMTDNALMDNCLAGNPREAGTEAIKKILLSIY from the coding sequence ATGTCTAATGTATATATAAAGACAAAGATACGCAGCGGAAGCTACGCAATGGAATATCTGCGGAAAATCCGAAAAAAAAGGATCTTGGTGGTTTGTGATAAGTTCCTTGCAGAGAGCGGGGCAATCAGCTACATATTAGATGCGCTGGATTCCAGCAATACCGTGGACATTTTTGACCAGGCCATACCGGATCCCACCATCGAGGTGGTGGGAAAGGGGCTTAGCGTAATCTGTAAGGTACGTCCTGAGATTGTCATTGGTTTTGGAGGCGGCTCTGCCATTGATACGGCCAAGGGAATGATTTACTTTGCCGGAGTGAGGAATCTGGTTCCGAAGCCGAAATTCATCACCATACCCACAACCAGCGGAACCGGCTCAGAGGTCACCTCAGCCGCTGTCATAACGGATTCAGAGAGTAAGAGCAAGCATCTGATATCATCGGATGATATTCTGGCAGACGTGGCCATCCTTGACCCAAGGCTTACATTGTCTGTACCGCCTTCCATTACGGCAAATACAGGGATGGATGTGCTGACACATGCCCTGGAGGCCTATGTTGCAAACGGGAGCAATGTATTCTCGGACGCGCTGTCAGAAAAGGCAATTGAATTATTGATTAAGGCGCTTTTACAATGCTACAGGGATGGAAAGAATTTGGAGGCCAGAACCCTGATGCATGAGGCGTCCACACTGGCGGGAATGGCTTTTAATACGGCAGGCCTGGGATTAAACCACAGCATTGCCCATCAGCTGGGAGGTACGTTCCACATACCCCATGGATTGGCCAATGCCCTACTGTTAAATCAGATCATTGATTATAATAGTGTAAACCATGATATCATGAACAAATATGCAAGTCTTGCCTGCAAGGTCCAGTTGGTTGACATGAACGAATCACCGGTAATGGCTGTCAACACCTTAAAGGAGCTGATTCGTACCCTGATGCGGTGCATGGAAATGCCATCCTCAATCAGGGAGCTGGGAATTAATATAGAGGCATATGAAGAGCAGCTACAGAACATGACGGATAACGCCCTGATGGATAACTGCCTTGCTGGCAATCCAAGGGAAGCCGGAACAGAGGCTATTAAAAAAATATTATTAAGTATTTACTAA
- a CDS encoding PocR ligand-binding domain-containing protein, producing MAEYHKMMHMEGIEPDALDEYLSINEENSINQLDIIHLFGKEKLETIQESLSKATGLAFITVDFKGDPITSATSFSRYCGKVRNNPEAMERCKSSDAFGSIQAAVTQKTNVYFCPCGLLEVAIPIIVRGHYLGGFIGGQIQCNDAPESVSRLSSVMHSAKADEAVAEYRPLLEEIPFYSYEKFLDIANLVFLVINQLSENEVSQHLQEDILKKRMKKLQVLNHSYAKEITQINRRIMELEMQSNQYELLDMLTSLLNLTIIEEADRTNELLSTYIDYIKYKYTEKSTFVHISGELEHAERYLIFQKKKTGDRLEYSIQVPKELHMQKMPSDILMPFIQNAFYNGIMLEKEGGEITVTGYMHSGNMFLEINDTGPGLTEEELDIKYEAYKDKHEGYYIKMGMEYAKEKMKRLFGKEYGIITENYRNKGSKSILLWPEHYEERTE from the coding sequence ATGGCAGAATATCATAAGATGATGCATATGGAAGGGATAGAACCAGATGCATTGGATGAATATCTCAGCATCAATGAAGAAAACAGTATTAATCAACTGGATATCATCCACCTGTTCGGAAAAGAAAAGCTGGAGACAATACAGGAGAGCCTATCCAAGGCAACCGGACTGGCTTTCATTACAGTTGATTTCAAGGGGGATCCCATTACATCGGCAACCTCCTTTTCACGCTATTGTGGGAAGGTTCGCAATAACCCGGAGGCAATGGAGAGATGTAAATCTTCGGATGCCTTCGGTTCCATCCAGGCAGCAGTTACACAAAAGACAAACGTATACTTTTGTCCCTGCGGACTTTTGGAGGTGGCCATTCCAATTATTGTCCGCGGCCATTATCTGGGAGGTTTTATTGGGGGGCAGATTCAATGCAATGATGCCCCGGAATCTGTCAGCAGGCTGTCATCGGTTATGCATTCTGCCAAGGCGGATGAGGCGGTTGCAGAATACAGGCCGTTGCTGGAGGAAATTCCTTTTTATTCATATGAAAAATTTCTGGATATTGCGAACCTGGTTTTTCTGGTAATTAACCAGCTGAGTGAGAACGAGGTCAGCCAGCACCTTCAGGAAGATATTCTGAAGAAACGGATGAAAAAGCTGCAGGTATTGAACCACAGCTATGCCAAGGAAATCACACAAATTAACAGGCGGATTATGGAACTGGAGATGCAGAGCAATCAATATGAGCTTCTGGACATGCTGACATCGCTGTTGAATCTGACAATTATAGAAGAAGCAGACAGGACAAATGAGCTGCTGAGCACCTATATTGATTACATAAAATATAAATATACGGAAAAGAGCACCTTTGTTCATATTTCCGGAGAGCTGGAGCATGCGGAGCGGTACCTGATATTCCAGAAAAAGAAAACAGGGGACCGGCTGGAGTATTCCATCCAGGTTCCAAAGGAACTGCATATGCAGAAGATGCCTTCTGATATTTTAATGCCGTTTATACAAAACGCCTTTTATAATGGTATTATGCTGGAGAAGGAAGGCGGAGAAATTACGGTGACAGGGTATATGCACAGTGGTAATATGTTTCTGGAGATAAATGACACAGGCCCGGGACTGACGGAAGAAGAGCTGGATATCAAGTATGAAGCTTATAAGGACAAACATGAAGGCTATTATATAAAAATGGGTATGGAATATGCAAAGGAGAAGATGAAAAGACTGTTTGGAAAGGAATACGGCATTATTACGGAGAATTACAGAAACAAAGGATCGAAAAGTATCTTATTGTGGCCGGAGCATTATGAAGAAAGGACTGAGTAA
- a CDS encoding helix-turn-helix domain-containing protein: MYRVLIADDDILMREALHVMIAKDSAFKVVSMTDTGERAVRVCKEDVIDIVFMDMQMPGITGLEASRIIHQSNPEISIYILSAHAANVLIRSAAQSQVKDVLEKPITYSCLKKIMENYKTEHEDSVQNQLEILASYLRNKDFGDFYDGIAGVIDEIYAIGGEDPVRLIKLFTYLGQNLLDTRSVYGDSGNISELFPINEVLIPDRKTSELWLFRVMDYLFRQNSIGRYPLLENIFIYIEKHIKEDITLNSIIENCAISQGYLSRIFREQFKVSVTEYLHMRKLHLAKGYFYFTEDSIAEVAFRLGYNESSYFSKVFKKFENMTVKQYKKKIRLDSSGKKTEI, translated from the coding sequence ATGTACAGGGTTTTGATAGCAGATGATGATATACTGATGCGCGAAGCGCTGCATGTGATGATTGCAAAGGATAGTGCTTTCAAAGTGGTTTCCATGACAGATACCGGTGAGCGCGCGGTCCGTGTCTGTAAAGAGGATGTGATTGATATTGTATTCATGGATATGCAGATGCCGGGAATCACCGGTCTGGAGGCCAGCAGGATTATTCACCAGTCCAATCCGGAGATTAGTATATATATCCTTTCTGCCCATGCCGCCAACGTTCTGATTCGGAGTGCTGCCCAAAGCCAGGTAAAGGACGTTCTGGAAAAACCGATTACATACAGTTGTCTGAAGAAAATCATGGAAAATTACAAAACAGAACATGAGGATTCCGTGCAGAACCAACTGGAAATCCTTGCCTCCTATCTTCGGAATAAAGATTTCGGGGATTTTTATGACGGAATTGCCGGTGTAATTGATGAAATTTACGCAATTGGCGGTGAGGATCCCGTTCGGCTGATTAAACTTTTTACCTATTTGGGACAGAACCTGCTGGACACCAGGAGTGTGTATGGCGACAGCGGAAACATATCAGAACTGTTCCCGATTAATGAGGTACTGATTCCGGACAGAAAAACATCAGAACTCTGGCTTTTCAGAGTCATGGATTATCTGTTCCGGCAGAACAGTATTGGCCGTTATCCGCTGCTGGAGAATATTTTTATTTATATAGAGAAACATATAAAAGAAGATATTACTCTCAACAGTATTATTGAGAACTGTGCAATCAGTCAGGGATACCTGAGCCGTATATTCAGGGAGCAGTTTAAGGTCAGTGTTACGGAGTATCTTCATATGAGAAAACTGCATCTGGCTAAAGGCTATTTTTACTTTACGGAGGACAGTATTGCGGAGGTTGCATTCCGTTTGGGCTACAATGAAAGCAGTTATTTCAGTAAGGTTTTCAAAAAGTTTGAAAATATGACGGTAAAGCAATATAAGAAAAAAATTCGGCTCGACTCTTCTGGAAAAAAAACGGAAATATAG
- a CDS encoding YceD family protein, with amino-acid sequence MLINLSELFPVEGKSKTYTPELEMTQFRMADTVYDIAEKGPLSLVITNRGNKKLTLAGTADLVLIMPCARCLDPVRVPFHLEIDQELDMNQSDEERVEDLDEQPYVNGYKLDIDQLVGNELTLNLPMAVLCSDECKGICDRCGTNLNHETCDCDNRPLDPRMSVIQDIFKQSKEV; translated from the coding sequence ATGCTAATTAACTTATCTGAGCTGTTTCCTGTTGAGGGAAAGTCCAAAACATATACGCCTGAGCTTGAGATGACCCAGTTCAGGATGGCCGACACTGTATACGACATTGCAGAAAAGGGACCATTGTCATTGGTGATAACAAATAGGGGAAATAAGAAGCTGACCTTAGCTGGAACCGCTGATTTGGTTCTGATTATGCCATGCGCCAGATGCCTTGACCCCGTGAGAGTTCCTTTCCATCTGGAAATTGACCAGGAACTGGACATGAACCAGAGTGATGAAGAGCGGGTGGAAGATTTGGACGAGCAGCCCTACGTAAATGGTTATAAACTGGATATCGACCAGTTGGTTGGTAATGAGTTAACCTTGAACCTGCCTATGGCGGTTCTCTGCAGTGATGAATGCAAGGGAATCTGTGATAGATGTGGCACAAATCTCAACCACGAGACTTGTGACTGCGATAATAGGCCACTTGACCCAAGGATGTCAGTTATCCAGGATATTTTTAAACAGTCGAAGGAGGTGTAA
- the rpmF gene encoding 50S ribosomal protein L32, with protein MSICPKNKSSKARRDSRRANWKMSAPNLVKCSKCGALMMPHRVCKACGSYNKREIVSVED; from the coding sequence ATGTCTATCTGTCCAAAGAATAAATCTTCTAAAGCTAGAAGAGACAGCCGTAGAGCAAACTGGAAGATGAGCGCTCCAAATCTGGTAAAGTGCAGCAAGTGCGGTGCCCTGATGATGCCTCATAGAGTTTGCAAGGCTTGCGGTTCTTACAACAAGAGAGAAATCGTAAGCGTTGAAGATTAA
- the licT gene encoding BglG family transcription antiterminator LicT, with amino-acid sequence MVIEKVLNNNMVVSRNPEGKEIILQGKGIGFNKRKRDSIVSTQVERIFTPNDKNEIKRFQDFFAKLPEEYWEIAEQMTHYAREVCELKVSERVLIPICDHLAGAVERYQSGAVLKNPMLWEVKHLYPKEYQVGCRGLELVKKRFHIQMEPDEAAFLAFHYVCSQLGDSQVENLEAITRLIKEITQIVEACYQIRMDEESWDYQRFITHLKFFAKRMFEGKQCAGSEDEWFHLIKEKYPQSYKCIVKIADFIHDVYHYELNREEMLYLMIHIEKITRQ; translated from the coding sequence ATGGTAATTGAAAAGGTGCTGAATAATAACATGGTTGTATCCCGCAACCCGGAGGGGAAGGAAATTATTCTCCAGGGAAAGGGAATCGGATTTAACAAAAGAAAAAGGGATTCCATAGTAAGCACCCAGGTAGAGCGCATTTTTACACCCAATGACAAGAATGAAATTAAGAGGTTTCAGGACTTTTTTGCAAAGCTGCCGGAGGAATATTGGGAGATCGCGGAGCAGATGACCCATTACGCCAGAGAAGTCTGTGAGCTTAAGGTTTCGGAACGGGTGCTGATTCCTATCTGTGATCATTTGGCAGGAGCAGTGGAACGCTATCAATCAGGAGCAGTCTTAAAAAATCCCATGCTTTGGGAGGTAAAGCATTTATATCCCAAGGAATATCAGGTGGGCTGCCGGGGGCTTGAGCTGGTGAAAAAGAGGTTTCATATCCAGATGGAGCCGGATGAGGCGGCGTTCTTAGCCTTTCATTATGTATGCTCCCAGCTTGGAGACAGCCAGGTAGAGAATCTGGAAGCCATCACAAGGCTCATTAAGGAGATCACACAGATTGTGGAGGCCTGCTACCAGATCCGGATGGATGAGGAAAGCTGGGATTACCAGAGGTTTATCACTCATTTAAAATTCTTTGCCAAGAGGATGTTTGAGGGAAAGCAATGCGCCGGCTCAGAGGATGAATGGTTTCATCTGATCAAGGAAAAGTATCCCCAATCCTACAAATGTATTGTAAAGATAGCAGATTTTATTCACGATGTGTATCATTATGAATTGAACAGGGAAGAGATGCTTTACCTGATGATTCATATTGAAAAAATAACCAGACAATAA
- a CDS encoding beta-glucoside-specific PTS transporter subunit IIABC has translation MAFDYAKTAGQILEMVGGKANVEGLTHCITRLRFMLKDMGLPKDSEVEKIPGVLRVIKQGGQYQVVIGNEVTHVFAELQKLGDFSDGGRAENGGPKENLFSRLCAFVAGCMTPLLPAMLGCGMIKVILTLLTAFNLVDTTGSTYIILNTVGDAFFYFMPIMLAYTTAKRLNSNPFLAMVMAAVLLHPDLGALLLQGNTSYFGLPVTSASYSSSVLPVLLMVPFMRWIERFADKICPDMVKVFLKPLIVIFVSVPVVLVVIGPIGAIVGNYLADGVNFLYNKIDWLIIAVLSAIMPFIVMTGMHYALIPICTISLASFGYDAVLITTMFCSNLAQGGASMAVAVKTKDNIVKSTASAAGISAIVAGVTEPAMYGITLKYKTPMIAAVCGAGASGLYSGITHLVGYTMGGSPSALTLIQMIGGEGLANLLNGVIALAISLGVSFLVSLALYKPDPAEAGEKEAASAEETKTPPQEIKPLVERIEIKSPLNGAVISLKEVSDPVFSGGVLGEGAAVIPSDGKVYAPADGMISAVMDSKHAVGITADNQAEILIHVGLDTVNLKGEGFNLHCKMGDRVKAGDLLLEFDLSLLKEKGYDVITPVLISNPADFISIKAAETKEIAAGEVLLTIV, from the coding sequence ATGGCATTCGATTATGCGAAAACAGCCGGACAAATCTTAGAAATGGTCGGCGGAAAGGCAAATGTGGAGGGTCTGACCCACTGCATCACAAGGCTGCGCTTTATGTTAAAGGACATGGGGCTTCCAAAGGATTCAGAGGTGGAGAAAATTCCCGGAGTTTTACGGGTCATCAAACAGGGAGGTCAGTACCAGGTGGTTATTGGCAATGAGGTCACTCATGTGTTTGCCGAGCTTCAAAAGCTGGGTGATTTCTCAGACGGAGGGAGGGCGGAAAACGGCGGTCCAAAGGAAAACCTGTTTTCCAGGCTCTGCGCTTTTGTGGCGGGCTGCATGACGCCCCTTCTTCCGGCCATGCTGGGATGCGGTATGATTAAGGTGATTCTGACCTTGCTCACCGCCTTCAATCTGGTGGACACCACGGGCAGCACCTATATCATCCTGAACACAGTGGGAGACGCTTTCTTTTATTTTATGCCGATCATGCTGGCATACACAACGGCTAAGAGGCTGAACAGCAACCCCTTTTTAGCAATGGTGATGGCCGCCGTACTGCTTCATCCCGATCTTGGGGCCTTGCTTTTACAGGGAAACACCTCTTATTTCGGGCTTCCCGTAACCTCGGCTTCGTATAGTTCTTCTGTCCTTCCGGTGCTTTTGATGGTCCCGTTTATGAGGTGGATTGAAAGGTTTGCGGATAAGATCTGCCCAGATATGGTGAAGGTGTTTTTAAAGCCTTTAATTGTCATATTTGTTTCTGTTCCCGTGGTTCTGGTAGTGATTGGCCCTATTGGAGCCATAGTGGGAAATTATCTGGCGGATGGAGTTAATTTCCTTTATAATAAGATTGACTGGCTAATCATTGCCGTGCTTTCCGCAATCATGCCTTTTATTGTTATGACCGGAATGCACTATGCTCTGATCCCCATCTGTACCATCAGTCTGGCCAGCTTTGGTTACGACGCGGTATTAATTACCACCATGTTCTGCTCCAATTTAGCTCAGGGCGGAGCCTCCATGGCTGTAGCCGTCAAGACCAAAGATAATATTGTAAAATCCACAGCATCAGCCGCTGGGATTTCTGCCATTGTGGCGGGCGTCACTGAGCCTGCCATGTATGGAATTACTTTAAAATACAAAACACCCATGATTGCGGCAGTCTGCGGTGCGGGAGCCTCCGGGCTTTATTCCGGAATCACCCATCTGGTGGGGTATACCATGGGAGGTTCCCCCTCCGCTCTGACGCTCATTCAGATGATCGGCGGAGAGGGATTGGCAAATCTTCTTAACGGCGTTATCGCCCTGGCTATATCCCTGGGCGTTTCTTTCCTGGTCAGCCTTGCGCTTTATAAACCCGACCCGGCAGAAGCGGGAGAGAAGGAAGCCGCCAGCGCAGAGGAGACAAAGACCCCGCCGCAGGAAATAAAGCCTTTGGTGGAGCGCATTGAAATCAAAAGCCCTTTAAACGGCGCTGTAATTTCTTTGAAGGAGGTATCGGACCCGGTATTTTCCGGCGGCGTTTTAGGAGAGGGAGCAGCCGTTATTCCTTCTGACGGAAAGGTATATGCTCCTGCAGATGGAATGATCAGCGCGGTTATGGATTCCAAACATGCGGTGGGAATCACTGCAGATAACCAGGCCGAGATTTTAATTCATGTGGGCCTGGACACGGTAAATTTAAAAGGAGAAGGCTTTAATCTTCATTGTAAAATGGGCGACAGGGTGAAGGCGGGAGATCTGCTTCTGGAATTTGACCTAAGCTTATTAAAGGAAAAGGGCTATGATGTGATCACTCCTGTGCTGATTTCCAACCCCGCTGATTTTATCAGCATCAAGGCGGCGGAAACAAAAGAAATTGCAGCAGGAGAGGTATTGCTTACCATTGTATAA